Part of the Spinacia oleracea cultivar Varoflay chromosome 5, BTI_SOV_V1, whole genome shotgun sequence genome, ATACATGtcataaagaaataaataaccatAGCTTGTATACTTAAACGAAACGTACATACGTAACGTAGAATTTGTCTTtttcaccttattcttattgattcttacttattttttctttaaatCACACCATATAAAAACCAAACCAGACTAGAAAAATAAAAGAGCAAACCAGACCAGACTAGAAAAAATAAGAGCAAAACAAACTGTTAGACAATATACTGTAAATAGTATTGTCCATAGTTAGCCTAATAAAAATCGGACTACACCACACCAGGCCAGATCGAAAAAGAAAAAGACACTCAAATAAAACACGAAGACCAAACCATACCATACCATACCAGACTAGGATGAAGCAGATCACACCAGATAAAAAACCATAAATATTTAGGCCAGACCAGACAAGCATGAATCACACTAGACAAGACTAGAACAGAAACCAGAAAAGTTGGACCAGACTAGGTGAAGATAACATAGTAGACTACACTTCTTTGTTGGTACTGATTGGAGTACCAACAACACACTTCATGAAGTGTGTCCAAAGCCACTTTTGTCAAAGACTTCCGCTATATGCAAACTAAGGTATGGCATGGTGGCGCATACAATGTAATGTGTTTAGCAGCATTGTGTGTTTTCATACATAGAGAAAGAGAGGAAGAGAAAACCTTGATTCAGGTACGTATTTCCAGTTACAGCGTTGAGGGGTGCCTTCCCACGCGATTTTTAGAGCCCTCGCGCCGAGCATATACGATTTTGTTCCATTCTATTCATCCAATGAAAAGCTCTAGTTACGCTGGAGTTTTTAACACACATATATTACTAAATACAGTATGAAACGAAATTGAACAATGTGACATATTGTTTTCAAACTTCTCGTACTGAGTTAGTGCTTACTGTGTAGACACTATTTAAGTACCTAACTACGgagtagtatttttcggcccCGACGATACCTCGAATTATTATgtgaataacaattaattattatatgctttaatgcaattatgttttaattttatcacAAGATAATTTTTTGGTATTATATTAATGTATTTTGCAAAGATAACACGTAAAATATCATAGCTTAATTGGATAACGATTTAGTGTTGAAACAGGAGATCTCATGTTCAAATCTTATTTTAAAGTTTAAACCATAGTTCTTCTCATTTTTTAATTGATAGTATGAATTTATGAATTGAGGGAGATCGATCACCATGTGTCATGTAAACGTATGTATCAATCCCAATCTTCATATCAATCCCGATAAACTACGAAAAATTCTTACAAATACAAAAATACTAGTAAATGCGTCCCTTAAACCACTCACTAAACATTACTCCTCCGTATAATGGCGGCAATACAAGTatatctactccctccgtcccgaaatactcgacccggtttgaccggcacagagtttaagggacttgaattgacttatttaatttaataggtagtagttgatagtggggtattattttaatgtagttagtgggagttGGGTTAAgagtggggttgggggagagtaggggttgaatttttaattattttttgtatggagtaggaggtaggtgggttaataggggtggagtgagaaataatataatattgttagaatatttctatttttagaaacaggtcaagtattaagggacggcccgataaggaaaacaggtcaagtattccaggacagagggagtaagaaATAAGTATGAAAAGTCAAATCAGTCTGTCTAACAAGTAACAACCCAAGGAAGTACGCAAGTCAATGGCTTAGCTAACAGGAAAGAGATAATCTAGACCAACATGCGTATTTTTAATGGAAGTCTATATATTTTTTCCATGATAATAAGCCACtatttaaaaaaaggaaaaaaaaaaagattgacACTTTATATTGGTCGGTAGAAGAAAAGACCAAAGAAGTCAACATGCCATTTCggattattaattaaattcgaaaatttagatatttaatattaaattaaatttcaaatttttagtATGAAATGGATCTGAGCGATCCAATGAGAAGGAGAAAGTTTGATCAACGTACAAGCCCAACAGAAATTCTCACTGAAATCATTTTCTAACAGTGAAAGTAACTTCTCAAGCTTTTAAACTTATTTTTAACGTGGGATAACTCACGTGTATAACATTGATTTTTTACATCTGGAAATCCGAATATCTAATCGAATTAAAAACTAGTAGATGATCATCCAAAAGGGAAGAATAGTAATTACCTTACTATAACTATGATCCAAGAGTATAGGCGAGCTACATAGACGGAAATAGAGGTACCTCTTGGACGCAAACTTTTGTTGATCAAAAGGCGTAGACGACTGCTGCGACACGAAGCGATCGGTATCGGATGGCATAAACTTCTCCCAAGCAAAGTCCGAATCCGAGGCCGATAACAATAGCTTCGAGACGGCCGATGATCGGACGATATCGGCCGGCGACGTCAACGAAAGGATATGTGATAGACATTCCTCAGGTAAGTCTAATATGTTTGTACAAGACATGTTTTGACGTCGTTTTTTTGTGGGGGTTGGTTGGCTAACGAGATTTTGAGTTTAAGTAAAGAAAGCAACGAAAATGACTAATCTTAGTTTATCTCTACTCTCCCAAGTGGCCAATTTTTTTAACGTTTTCTTTCTTGTCCTAGAGTTTTTGTTGCCGTTAGATATGTAGTCGGCACAATCGCACATACGGTCGATATGGAGTCGGCATCGTCTCACAACTAAAAACGGAAGGTACGTAGTACATTTAAGGCACACCTAGGTAACGTGGCGAATCTTGGCCGATTATGAGAGGGGCTAAAGAAAATTCTACGGagtaaagtactccctccgcttcttaatactcgcaccggtttgaccagtgtggagtttaagacattttaattgacttattaatttaatgggtgtaaTTTCATAGTGGGGTATtctttaatatagttagtgagaaatgtgtaagaggtggagagtggtgagtgggggtgtgaatttttaaatgattttttgtagggaataggggtgtaggtggggttagtaagtaagtgtgagaaataatataatattgatataaattcatttatagaagcggtgcaagtattaagggacggcccgaaaaggaaagcggtgcgagtattaagggacggagggagtattacctAATATAAATGTTTTCAATCAATAATGTCGGAAATCGTATGgactaaaaaggaaaaaataattctTTTAATAAAGTCACGTGCACAGTCAATGTCGAAAATCGTAtggactaaaaagaaaaaaaatgatttttttataAAGTCACGTGCATGGTCAATGCCGGGAACACGAATCAATCACCTATAATTGGCTACATGTGGTatcttgtaaaaaaaaaatatgaattagGTTTCTTCTTGCAAACTCGTTTTTAGAAGAttgtttctcgcaaaatttatattttagaAGGTGGtttgtgataaattttctttaataatttaatttcattaaacttATGTGGGGCTTGATCCAAAATGACCCCGGTGAAAAATCATTCCCTGCCTAGTGCACTCCATTTAGGTGTATCCTCTCACATTTTTACTTCATATTTGCAGCATGTGAGCCAGCGAGGGGGAAATATGACCCACCTAAGTAAAAGACAAATTCACCtaactatttatttttttggtatacTGAATTTTTAACAAAGTGACTAAAATCATTTGGAACAATCTTTTAGGAACGGGGGAGTACGAAGTACTATATATCTAAAGTTATAGGACATACATTTTTCGTCCTATTCGTCTATTCAAGACTTGCTGgcactagacctgtcaaaataggtcatcgggtcgggtttggatcgggtcatctcgggtctcgggtcatgatcaggtcgggtcgtgtcgggtcaatattccatccgggttgagttcgggttcggtcgggtcgatttcaggtTGGGTCATGTCGGGTTTTTTCTTATCCCGAGTTCATGTCGGGTTCGGGTAGGATCacatttcggtcaggtttgatttcgggttcgggtcttatcgggtcgggtttaagtcggtttgtagcagataattttgggttcgggtcttatcgagtcgggtttaagtcggtttgcaacACAGTTATTTTCGGGTCCGGGTCTTAGTTTGGATTGGATAATAATCAAATCAAATAGAATTCAGGTCGGGTCACTCTCAAggacgggtcaaactcgggtctgataattaacctatacattttaattattttatattctaaaaaattttgtttaacttattttagagttaaaatTTTCAGTATctagcaataaataattaaaatagatttatCGTTGAAGTCAATATTTGATCGTGTCATTGGTAACTCGGGTAAATCGGGTAGCGGGTTGTCACAGGTCgggtcaatagcaggtttcattgagttacaatcggtttcgggttgacatcgggtcgggtatcgaattgggttcgggtcattgttcAGTCGGGTTAGTTCGGTTATCGGTTATTTTCGGGTTgggtgtcgggttcgggttcgggtgttacaacatcgggttaaaatcggttatcggttttttcgggtcgggtacaggtcgggtttcgggttacctgttttaccgtaatttcgggtcatggtcggttacgggttcggtcggttcaggtcgggttttcaggtcgggtcagtttttgacagctctagctgGCACTCATCAATTAAGGAGACAACAAATCTCGAGATCCATTACTCCTCCAATCATGTCATAGGCAATAAGTCTAtcataataaataaatcaacgattttttcatgaaatacccctgagttttaaggaaattcaccaaatgtcctcaagtttcaataatatataaaaatacccctatttcacAACTTAATACACACCAAATGTTCCTATTTCAAAACTTATTACACCAAATATCCTTAATTATGTCATCAACCTCATAATCAACCAATTAACGCCCAATTAACACCTCTAatcaacccacccattaacaaacctaattaacccacccattaacccactAACCCAGCCATgcatttcttttctctttctccttctTTCATCAACTCACTAGTGATAGGCTAAAGCcgtatcacctaataaaaaataaacctaaatCCACTAACCAAATAGCAAGGGAAATTAGGATCGactccacagggaaacaatgttttTACTACcactaattaacaagtctagactaagtaacaGGTAAAAGGGTTGGTTTTTAGGATTATATAACTACGACAATAATCAAAGAACGATAAtatcaatattaagggaatctagggcaacggttcaacACAAATGCAGACTAGGATTGGACGACGgacaataataaacaattaacaatatatcataactaggaaatcatgcatctctcgaattttatgaattccttaggaaatACAATTAACAAGCTCTCGCAATTtattagaaataattcctatctaatagtcacagatcaaaaacatcagatttatacctctcagCGCATAAtataaggttaatcaaactcaatcaatatagtccggccgaacagaattgacgaacaATTAAAATAACCTATAGAGATTACAATCAATAATTAAATCCAATCTaaaatcatgcattcatggatcccctaaaccctagaaaatgaACTACTCACACTTACTTAAactaaacaaaacaaacaagattaatgaaaacataattaaagttgAATAATTAATAAGGAACAAtcgaatttgaataataaaataagagcGAAGCAAAacctaattgaagaacgaaTGATGAAAGTCAAAAGCTTGCAGATTGATATAAACTTCATAAACtccatatatttaatttttagaTATAATTTGTTGATtatacatatatttttgttattgTTCTAAATCTCTACATCTCCTCACATttgtttaaattatttaatgataatttttatttatggaaaggaattgaaAGAATATACATATATCTATGCTATTGTTTTAGTATACATAATACGTATTGATTATAAGCCTATATATGTTTGGTTTACTCATGTATGTGTAAGGTGTTATTTGCCGAAAATGAGGCATCGTTGGATAGACGACAAACGGACTAGTCTTGAATACTTGTCCGGAGTGGAGAAATTTTGTAGACATGTTGTGGAACACCAAAGGAGTATTGGGtttagacctgatcaagatgAGCCATACCCAGAATTTGGCGAGTTTGGGCAGAATTTTTAGTCCGGGTTTTCGGGCCCGACTcaaaagtttaaaaactttgacggGTTTGGGAAACgcaaaaacaacatttttagttataaatttggttcGGCCCGAAAATGGCCCGATGTTTTAGGCCCAAAATAGCGGGTTTGGGCATGAAAAAACCGACCTGAATTTTGGCCTGGCCCGGCCCAACCTGACATACGGACTGATTTTTTGAGCTTCTGCCCGACCCgtcttttgatcaggtctattgGGGTTGATACAATATTTTTCCCTTGTTGTGACTACAAAAATGTCAAAAGATGGGATGACATATATAGAGGTCATAGAAGACCATCTGGTTCGTCGCTGGTTTAAACAAGACTGTGACACATGGTATTGGCATGGTGAGAGTCTTGATTCAATGAATGAAGATGGTGTTGATCATGAGGATAATGATGATAGTAGTGATGCAGAAAGTCTTGAGAGTGATGAGATGTATGAAGAAGATGACGACGAGGTAGACTAGATGAATGATAAGGTGGATGAGATTGGAGATCATGTAAAACCACAATCTAAGTTGATGGAAAACTTGAACAAGGCTGCTAAAACACCGTTGTACCCTGATTGTACAAAGTTCAATTGTAATTCTTCTCATTTTTgctcatcatttttttttttcttttcaactcATCATTAAAAAAACAAGAACAACCTTTATTTTACCCATCCAAATTGTGCATGAATggagcacactacaactccctcacctcactcaCTAATAGCTCCCACAAGCAAGCTTgtgactagtaaccaatggggattaaatgggcttgtaatatggcctAGTAACCGAATAAAAGGGTACAAGCAACAACATAGGTAGCAAGAAGGGAAAAAATGTATCTAAAATCATCTGAAGGCCacctaaaagaaaaaaattgtcTTCGTCCTCCTCAATGAGCATATATATGAGACACAAAAACACTATTAgaagttgcaaaccaatactcaaaatcaatgacatatCAGAAACTAACACACATAGATTCCTAACCAAAACAACTAGTTAAGCACCGAATTCACGAATAGTTGGACAAAGTTGATTCATGCTAAGGTATCAAAAccatcgaatatcaaatcacaGGTGACATGTCCACATTATTCATCATCAATAACCAATaatcaaaacaatttccaaTCCCGAGACAAAGGAAGCATGATCTTGTATCCATGGAAACTTTCTTTTTTTCAAAGCATTAAATCTAATCTAGAAAACAATAAATAGAATGAAGGTAGAGGAGAAGAGAAATCATAACTATATATACAAGGAGTGAACACCCCCCCCCAAGCCAAATTGGACAATGTCCTCTATTGGCTCAAAGGGGTATGGAAACGTCACCAATATcattatcatcaccatcatcatcatcaccatacCGACCACCACTCGGCCCTGCTCCTCTACCTCCGGCACCATAACTCCCTTGGCCACCTACATGGGTAATGGGCATATAAGTGCCATGGGTGCCGGGAACTGCATAACCACCCGGCGGGTACTGAAACCAAGATGGGTGCTCACTAAACTCACCAACAACACCCTGACTAGCGTAATAATCGTAGATGGGGAACATGGCTCTTTGTTGATCACTCTCAAAGCGATCAAATCGGCTCTCGAAGCGATCAAATAGGCTCTCGAAGCGATCAAATAAGCTCTCGAAGCGATCAAAACGAGAGGTGAGAGCCTCTTGGTTGAGCTCTAGCTGCCGTAACCTAGCATAGATAATCTCTGGGTCTAGGGGACCGGGCTCACCAGGATGATCTACACCCTGTGTTGCATCACAAAAGTAAGCTTGCTCTGGTATAGGTTGGGGAGCACAACCCAAAGGACGAAGTTCGATCCCTTGAACAACAATACCACCCTTCCAATTTAGTTCTTCAACTTCCTTCAATGACATCTCCAATACCGCCTTCTCATCGACGACACCCTCACCACCAAAACCAACCCGATACTTGCCCATCTCGACCTCTAACCATCCATCACCTCTTTCAACTGGTAGCTCATCGCGACTTGTAGGAGATTCATCATCCTCTGGCTCCTCAAGATAATAGTGATTAACaatgtcaataccattggataGCCCTTCTCCATCTACCTCAAACACGGATGTCATAACTGGTATGTCAAAACCATAGAAATCATCGATCTTTCGGAACACAAAATACACACCATAAGTTGTATTATGTGAGAGGAATTTGGTGGGTAGTATTCCTTTGATGTTTAGCCAACATACTGAGTTAAGTTGAGCAACCTCTGGGAACCTACGAAATTGACAATGcacaatattatattatctGTTATTAATCATGCTTGTTACACTTGTAAAAGATTAGGGCTTGTCTTAACAATTTGTTAACCCCTTGCGAAATTTCAACCAGCTTACAAACAAGTTGATACCTACAATTTAGAACCGATCAGAAGGCTGACCGGGCTAGGTTCGGGCTAAGCTGCAGTAAAAAAAATACAACCTACGGGACGGGCCAAAACCTGTTATTTTGGGCGATTTCAGACGAGGCCAATTTTATAACAAAATTCCAGTTTTAAGTTGTTCAAAACCCGCCTAAAATTTGTCTTGACCCGGTCTGTAAAAGTAGCCTAAACATCTGCCCAAAACCCATTTTTCCTTAACGGGATAAAGATTATCAGGTATACTACAATTCTAAGGGGGAAGTACTACCTAATTCTTAAAgtttttatcatttattatttatccaaatattaagacaaagaAGAGAGCGTAAAAATGTGGGGGAAAAAAGATGGATACGGAGTACTatctccgtttcaaaataatcTATAAACTTTCCGTTTTCCATAATGATATTTACCCTTTGCTCATTTTTAGACATGAAAATTTAACATCTTACCTTTTTTACCCCcacaatatttataattttcaccaactttctcttactttattcattttttcttataTTTACTAACCTTTCCATACTTTTTTCtcactttatccatattttattatattcaaccaacttttctatttttgtcttaatatttatataaaataataaCCGTAAAAATCTTAATGAACGGAGGTAGTAGGGTAGTACACTACTAcattagagagagagagagaaaaacctTGATTCAGGGATGGATTCCCAACTCCAGTATTCAGGGGTGTCTCCCCACGTAATTGTCAGCATTCTGGCACCAAGCATGAAGCATTTCTTCCCACTCCATTTATCCAAAGCAAAACTCTAAATTATATGTACAACAAAGTTATGAACTAGTATAGTACCAAAAGCTATTGATTAACTAGATATACATAGCAATTAACtagcaacaaaaaaaaacctcGGTACTAAACTAGATTAAGATGGGATTAAAATGCTACTTTACCCCCAAAATCTTAAGAATAGAATTACCACCAAATTTATGCATGTTTTGGCAAATAATGGATGTTTGCCGGGTTTTTCATTCGGTCAAACAATCAAAGTTATATTTGGTAACTAGCTTTTTCATCCAGCTTGTAAAATATGGACTTTAAGCCAAAATGAAAAGGCGGATTGGAATAGCATTCGGCTTTTGGGTACAAAAGTTATTAACAACCTTCAATAACCGATTTTATCAAACatattttaaacaaaaaaaaaagtcaattaaccaaaaaaaataactaGTCAAACCAACTAAGGGGTGTTTGGCAAATGGGTTCTGAGTAGCATTTTCATTGGCTTTCGACTTTTTAATGTGGTCAAACAGCCAAAAAATGTGTTTGATAATTGGCTTTTTAGCTGGATGAAATGACAGCTTTTAcgccaaaaatgaaaagctagTGTTCTTAGCTTTTTAGGGTTGACTTTTGGCTTCTCACTAtctaaattacttttctatccttgttttttttttactaattaactgataattaatatttaatactccataattaattaaataattaataattcatgatttttaaaaatacaaaatagttaataatttattaacttaataattaaataattattaattagttatACTTCAACAAATTATTACAATATAATCTATAATTAAATACaagtaattaataaatattaatgattattatgtaaaaattatttttaattattaataatttactAAAAATATTACGAAGTATAAAATAATCATTAATCACCaacaataatcaataattaacAACACTTAACAGTTAACAGTGTGCGAGTACTTAATaatttatactccgtaatttttGTTTAGCATAAACTAATAGTATATAAATTGTTACaatactccctatgtcccttaatactcgtctcgctttccttataaagtcgtcccttaatactcgcgcgtttctataaatgacatacttttactaatattatattatttctctcaCTTACCATGGACCTACATATATTTCTACTtcctaaaaaaacattaaaaaattcaacacaccccacccccacctctttatttgacacattttccactaactatattaaaaaaataatccaCTACCAACTACCACCTACTCTGCAATAAATTCTTACGTACTACTCCGtacaaaaatgaataaaagtcgTATACATCGAACAACTGATTTTACCAAACATGCATATTTGTAAACAATTAATAGTCAAACGGTCAATAAAAACAGTCAACTTAAACAACCAATCAAACCAACCAAGTAAAACACAACCAACAACCGACAACCAATTAATTACTAAATAGGGTATAGTTAGTAAACCAAGCAAAAAGTAGTCACTTTTATTTTTCAAAGTTTTCAGTTcttaaataaaattttgatattgttaaattaCACATTGAGATGGACAAAATAAGATAACACATGAATATAATTTGAAATACATATTGAAAAAGAAATGAGAAGATTCTTTGAATAGTGACTAGATTCCAAAAGATACTGATATTCCAGGACGGATCTAAAATCACATAAATATCAACCGATAAAAATAAGTGATACATGAGTGGTATGTAGATTTTGGAATCGAAGATTCAGATTCAAATTGTAAGACATTACTccttctgtcccttaatactcgcaccgttttgacttttatactattcacataatttattttgactctattttatttctagtacatgaaaataaatattagtgtataatatattgttggtttcatcttaatatatatattttcaaaatattaatggtcaaagttgtgcattggcaagcgtgtccagtcaaaacggtgcgagtattaagggacggaggagtAAAATTTACTGAATACAATAATACAACTACGAGTAGTATTTCCAAACCTTTGACTTTTTACGGTTGGATCGATCAAAATCTTCCCAATGAATAATAAGGTTTGGCAAAAATTTGAGAtctccaaaataaaataaaagatgaAAATAAAGATTACCTGAGTGTTGTTGTTAAAGAGTAAAGGAGAGCGGCAGAGA contains:
- the LOC110790495 gene encoding putative F-box protein PP2-B12, giving the protein MSSCMNLLELPEGCLSHILSLTSPRDVVRSSAVSKQFLSASDSDSVWKKFFPSDCDYFISQSSTPIDQQLFASKKELFLYLCRSPLLFNNNTQSFALDKWSGKKCFMLGARMLTITWGDTPEYWSWESIPESRFPEVAQLNSVCWLNIKGILPTKFLSHNTTYGVYFVFRKIDDFYGFDIPVMTSVFEVDGEGLSNGIDIVNHYYLEEPEDDESPTSRDELPVERGDGWLEVEMGKYRVGFGGEGVVDEKAVLEMSLKEVEELNWKGGIVVQGIELRPLGCAPQPIPEQAYFCDATQGVDHPGEPGPLDPEIIYARLRQLELNQEALTSRFDRFESLFDRFESLFDRFESRFDRFESDQQRAMFPIYDYYASQGVVGEFSEHPSWFQYPPGGYAVPGTHGTYMPITHVGGQGSYGAGGRGAGPSGGRYGDDDDGDDNDIGDVSIPL